In Oceanobacillus sp. FSL K6-2867, one DNA window encodes the following:
- a CDS encoding cytochrome c oxidase assembly protein, translated as MLFDVLLAGELFWSIPLLIGLVCIVGLYTFLIRRFTNIKLFHKQPLLFFLGLILLYFVTGSPLYTISHLSFSTHMLQMSILYFIIPPIILLGIPGLFFQRIENVFMIKGVRILLVTPKMALIVFAVLFFLYHLPFVLNVISLNSFLHNGYILVLFGLAFIMWWPLVTSYTEKYRCGKEKKHYAFLSGLILMPACLIFIVNALFDGAQNPLLHQFTAQLCLPSQTDSLSLLPWPFNSKFDQVIAGALMLGMHKFGLMLSLRLGDTSKIQTVLERKI; from the coding sequence ATGCTTTTCGATGTTTTGCTTGCTGGTGAATTGTTTTGGAGTATCCCATTGTTAATAGGACTTGTATGTATAGTTGGGTTATATACATTCTTGATCAGGCGCTTTACAAATATAAAACTGTTCCACAAACAACCGTTGCTTTTTTTTCTCGGTTTAATTTTATTATACTTTGTTACTGGCAGTCCTTTATATACGATTAGTCATTTATCTTTTAGTACCCATATGCTGCAAATGAGCATACTTTACTTTATTATTCCGCCAATTATATTACTGGGAATCCCAGGTTTATTTTTCCAGCGGATTGAAAATGTTTTCATGATCAAAGGAGTAAGAATTTTACTTGTAACACCAAAAATGGCCTTAATTGTTTTTGCTGTATTATTCTTTCTATATCATCTTCCTTTCGTTTTAAATGTTATTTCTTTAAACTCCTTTTTGCACAATGGATATATTTTAGTATTGTTTGGATTAGCATTCATCATGTGGTGGCCATTAGTAACATCGTACACAGAAAAATATCGATGCGGGAAAGAGAAAAAGCATTATGCATTTTTAAGTGGTCTTATATTAATGCCAGCCTGTCTTATATTTATAGTAAATGCATTGTTTGATGGAGCGCAGAACCCTTTGCTTCATCAGTTTACAGCTCAACTCTGCCTGCCTTCCCAAACGGATTCCTTGAGTTTGTTGCCCTGGCCTTTTAACAGTAAATTTGACCAAGTGATTGCCGGAGCCCTAATGCTGGGAATGCATAAATTTGGATTAATGCTCTCCCTTCGTTTAGGGGACACCAGCAAAATACAAACAGTGCTGGAAAGGAAAATTTAA
- a CDS encoding PepSY domain-containing protein has product MEVLKEHQTESEWPKQQRNAKKGKKIYKAVWRWHFYAGIFFAPLIVLLSITGGIYLFKPQIEDSMYHDLYYVEEGEQKLTPTEQITEVERNYPNAEIISFTPSFETDRSSVVSIEDAEGNISVYVNPYNGEITGSLNENDRFMAFIKLLHNGELWGGTIGNRLVELAACWTIILIITGAYLWWPTTWKSIYGTFIPRIRKYKGKRLLWRDLHAVTAIWFSLFLIIQLFSGLMWSDIWGGMAHRAVETTGAGSPVGDQPWETHAFPESSISTKEVADVPWAAENLPVPNSTSNGVSTVSAEKVMQIAQEKNIHPGYQIVLPKEETGVYTVYLDPAEVYPNRPSPHAQQTLHIDQYSGEVLEDYGWDDYGSIGKLVTYGIAFHQGEFGIFNQLLSLILVIAIILIPVSGLVMWWKRKPNGKLGAPALPENFKMLKGVTIIVLSFSIFFPLVGLSLLLVWVLDWFVIKRIPAVKQWLS; this is encoded by the coding sequence ATGGAAGTTTTAAAAGAGCATCAAACCGAATCTGAATGGCCCAAACAACAGAGGAATGCAAAAAAAGGAAAAAAAATCTACAAAGCTGTATGGCGGTGGCACTTCTATGCAGGTATTTTTTTCGCTCCGTTGATTGTCCTTCTGTCTATAACGGGAGGTATTTACCTATTTAAACCACAAATTGAAGATTCTATGTACCATGACCTTTACTATGTAGAAGAAGGGGAACAAAAATTAACACCTACCGAACAAATTACGGAAGTCGAAAGGAACTATCCAAATGCCGAAATAATTAGTTTTACACCTTCTTTTGAAACGGATCGATCATCTGTAGTCAGTATAGAAGATGCTGAAGGAAATATTTCGGTATATGTTAATCCATACAATGGAGAAATTACAGGAAGCTTAAATGAGAATGATCGTTTTATGGCATTCATTAAATTATTACATAATGGTGAGCTGTGGGGTGGTACGATTGGAAATAGGTTGGTAGAGCTTGCCGCCTGCTGGACGATTATCTTAATTATAACAGGAGCTTATTTATGGTGGCCGACAACGTGGAAATCTATTTATGGTACATTTATTCCGAGAATTCGCAAATATAAGGGAAAACGTTTACTTTGGCGTGACCTGCATGCTGTAACAGCTATTTGGTTTTCGTTATTCCTTATTATCCAACTATTTTCTGGACTTATGTGGTCTGATATCTGGGGCGGTATGGCACACCGTGCGGTTGAAACAACAGGCGCAGGTAGCCCGGTCGGAGACCAGCCTTGGGAAACACATGCTTTTCCGGAATCTTCTATTTCAACAAAAGAAGTCGCGGATGTCCCTTGGGCTGCAGAAAACCTGCCAGTACCTAATTCAACTTCGAATGGTGTTTCCACGGTTTCTGCTGAGAAAGTAATGCAAATTGCACAAGAAAAAAATATTCATCCAGGTTACCAAATCGTATTACCTAAAGAAGAAACCGGTGTTTATACTGTTTATTTAGACCCGGCAGAGGTGTATCCAAATCGTCCAAGTCCTCATGCCCAGCAAACATTGCATATTGATCAATACAGTGGTGAGGTTCTTGAAGATTATGGATGGGATGATTATGGTTCAATTGGAAAACTAGTTACCTATGGGATTGCATTCCATCAAGGAGAGTTTGGGATCTTTAATCAACTATTAAGTCTTATCCTGGTAATTGCGATAATTTTAATCCCTGTAAGTGGACTTGTCATGTGGTGGAAGCGAAAGCCAAACGGTAAATTGGGAGCACCAGCACTTCCCGAAAACTTCAAAATGCTGAAGGGGGTAACGATAATTGTCCTTTCATTTAGTATCTTTTTCCCATTAGTTGGACTGTCTCTTCTATTAGTATGGGTCTTAGACTGGTTCGTTATTAAAAGGATTCCAGCAGTAAAACAGTGGCTTAGCTAG
- a CDS encoding DeoR family transcriptional regulator, translated as MLPVERRNHIKELIKEKRNMKISDLSNELEVSEMTIHRDLKPLIEEGLIVKTFGGISLVQDKPEKASFSNLEECAYCSRKIYERLSYRLIFPNNKIEMACCCHCGLLRHRQQEEEVIQAICTDFLRQTVISANLAWYVMDTSINMGCCQPQLLAFEMQEHAQKFVKGFGGKVYTFNEAMEAIFQVMSGKNQNCSKNH; from the coding sequence ATGTTACCAGTAGAACGAAGAAATCATATTAAAGAATTAATTAAAGAAAAACGTAACATGAAAATATCCGATTTAAGTAATGAACTTGAGGTTTCAGAAATGACTATTCACCGTGATTTAAAGCCATTAATTGAGGAAGGCTTGATTGTGAAGACTTTCGGCGGCATTTCTCTTGTTCAGGATAAACCAGAGAAAGCATCATTTTCTAACTTAGAAGAATGTGCTTATTGCAGTCGTAAAATATATGAAAGATTATCTTACCGCCTTATTTTTCCAAATAATAAAATTGAGATGGCTTGCTGCTGTCATTGTGGCTTGCTGCGTCATCGGCAACAGGAGGAAGAAGTAATCCAAGCAATTTGTACTGATTTTCTCAGGCAAACCGTAATAAGTGCTAATTTAGCCTGGTATGTAATGGATACATCCATTAATATGGGATGCTGCCAACCGCAGCTACTCGCATTTGAGATGCAGGAACATGCCCAAAAATTTGTTAAGGGATTTGGTGGAAAAGTATATACGTTTAACGAAGCAATGGAAGCAATATTTCAGGTAATGAGTGGAAAGAACCAAAATTGCAGTAAAAATCATTAA
- a CDS encoding SCO family protein yields the protein MKCLTALTVVLTLFLAACGQDIETNMSEEVENFEYTTQDNETLSLEELKGNWWIADFVFTNCTTVCLPMTSNMTKLQDKMKEEKLDAQLISFSVDPEYDTPEVLTAYAKSYQADLSNWTFLTGYDFQTIKKLSIKSFKSFLEEPQDGTDQVIHGTSFFLVNPEGEVIKRYSGAESESIEEIINDLKILQERS from the coding sequence ATGAAATGCCTGACAGCCTTAACGGTTGTTCTTACCCTTTTTCTCGCAGCTTGTGGACAAGATATAGAAACAAATATGTCAGAGGAAGTAGAGAACTTTGAGTATACAACACAAGATAATGAAACATTGTCTTTGGAGGAATTAAAAGGAAATTGGTGGATAGCTGATTTTGTTTTTACGAATTGTACAACAGTTTGCCTGCCAATGACTTCCAATATGACTAAACTCCAAGACAAAATGAAAGAAGAAAAATTAGATGCACAGCTCATCTCATTTAGTGTTGACCCAGAGTATGACACACCAGAGGTATTAACAGCGTATGCGAAAAGTTATCAAGCTGATTTGAGCAATTGGACCTTTTTAACTGGCTATGATTTTCAAACGATAAAAAAGCTATCGATAAAATCATTTAAATCTTTTTTGGAAGAGCCGCAAGATGGCACTGACCAGGTTATCCATGGCACCAGTTTTTTCTTAGTAAACCCAGAAGGAGAAGTTATTAAACGATACAGTGGTGCTGAATCTGAATCAATAGAAGAAATTATTAACGACCTAAAAATATTACAGGAACGATCCTAA
- a CDS encoding FixH family protein, which yields MKKTYLLIISFLIAAALTACGNSGENEGSQESEELKSLDVEFEVPEKADAGETVELKAAVTYGDEKVKDADEVEFEYWEQGNEENSTKVKADNKGDGTYTAEITFDSDGIYEMYAHTTARDLHTMPKKSITIGEGAGTDTDTGHENGHHDDAAGHEHSDHTEELGIHFMEPEKVNVNQEIDLTVHLQMDNEPLMEASVSYEILNDNNSEDQDWVETKENVSGEYTGSYSFEEDGIYTMVVHIENDQGLHEHKEYQIEVNQ from the coding sequence ATGAAAAAAACTTATCTATTAATTATATCCTTCCTAATAGCTGCAGCTTTAACTGCATGTGGAAACAGCGGAGAAAATGAGGGAAGTCAAGAATCTGAGGAACTTAAATCACTTGATGTGGAATTTGAAGTTCCTGAAAAAGCTGACGCAGGTGAAACGGTAGAATTAAAGGCAGCCGTTACATACGGTGACGAAAAAGTAAAAGATGCAGATGAAGTAGAATTTGAGTACTGGGAACAAGGAAACGAAGAAAACAGTACAAAGGTAAAAGCTGATAATAAAGGAGATGGCACGTACACTGCAGAAATAACCTTTGATTCAGATGGTATTTATGAAATGTATGCCCACACAACAGCTAGAGATTTGCACACAATGCCAAAAAAATCAATTACGATTGGTGAAGGTGCAGGAACTGATACAGATACAGGTCATGAAAATGGGCATCATGATGATGCAGCTGGGCATGAACATTCTGATCACACCGAAGAATTAGGAATACATTTTATGGAGCCAGAAAAAGTCAATGTGAATCAGGAAATCGATCTTACAGTACACTTGCAAATGGACAATGAACCTCTTATGGAAGCTAGTGTCAGTTATGAAATCCTTAATGATAATAATTCAGAAGATCAAGATTGGGTGGAAACGAAAGAAAATGTTTCAGGCGAATACACTGGTTCATATTCCTTTGAAGAAGATGGTATATATACAATGGTCGTCCATATTGAAAATGACCAGGGTTTGCATGAGCATAAGGAATATCAAATTGAAGTGAATCAATAG
- a CDS encoding PAS domain-containing protein, producing the protein MSKDFFYPYITAAKMIAKTFGRNCEVVVHDLTTPQNSVIFAINNHVTGRKVGQSFDHLIREVLLSGQFNEDFVAGYETYDHNEESIKSSTSLIRDAAGKVKGALCINYRLNSLSHVREFVEDMMTFGEEYVKPAAEVQKDNVVEIADEIIDSIIKGYEVESLKRKDKIQIVKFMDEKGIFLIKGAIDKVAEKLNTSRVTIYSYLDEIKKENGS; encoded by the coding sequence ATGTCTAAAGATTTTTTCTATCCTTATATAACTGCAGCAAAAATGATCGCTAAAACGTTCGGTAGAAACTGTGAGGTTGTTGTTCATGACTTAACGACTCCGCAAAACTCTGTAATTTTCGCTATTAACAATCATGTTACTGGAAGAAAGGTTGGTCAATCCTTTGATCATCTGATTCGAGAGGTACTACTGTCAGGACAATTTAATGAAGACTTTGTGGCAGGTTACGAGACATATGACCATAATGAAGAATCAATAAAATCTTCTACATCCCTTATTCGAGATGCAGCTGGAAAAGTGAAAGGCGCATTATGTATTAATTATCGTTTAAATTCTCTTTCCCATGTGAGAGAATTCGTGGAAGATATGATGACATTTGGAGAAGAGTATGTCAAACCAGCAGCTGAAGTGCAAAAGGACAACGTTGTTGAGATTGCAGATGAAATCATTGATTCTATTATTAAAGGTTATGAAGTGGAAAGCCTGAAGCGAAAAGACAAAATCCAAATCGTAAAATTTATGGATGAAAAAGGGATTTTTCTGATTAAAGGAGCCATTGATAAGGTGGCTGAGAAATTAAATACGTCGAGGGTTACGATTTATAGTTATTTGGATGAGATTAAGAAAGAGAATGGCAGCTAA
- the thrC gene encoding threonine synthase translates to MKVKYKCSRCGEIHDPQTLIYRCPCGGLLDIAEFDIDFPLDKIKQRTPSLWRYEEALPFSKSQQVTLGEGFTSMVTMDNSDNVFLKMDYMMPTLSFKDRGASMLITAAKALHVKRIVADSSGNAGTAIAAYAAKARIKCDIFVPASTSPNKLSQIKAYGAKLHLIPGTREDTADAAIKEVEASGSFYASHVYNPFFYQGTKTYAYEIWEDMNGNVPDAIIVPVGNGTLLLGTYYGFKDLHDKGLIPSIPKFIAVQAEGCAPLFKAFQSGAQEIEPLEPKETQAEGIAIANPARHHQILQVIKETGGEMIAAPEQKIEDARQELAYKGFFVEPTSAATYAGYLTYVAQQGNPIKNLTTVIPLCGAGLKAIK, encoded by the coding sequence ATGAAGGTAAAATACAAATGCAGCAGATGCGGTGAGATTCACGATCCGCAAACGCTTATTTACCGATGCCCATGTGGAGGATTGCTGGATATTGCGGAGTTTGATATTGATTTTCCACTTGATAAAATTAAGCAACGAACGCCTTCACTCTGGCGTTATGAGGAAGCATTACCATTCAGTAAATCACAGCAGGTTACGTTAGGGGAAGGCTTTACATCAATGGTTACAATGGATAATTCTGATAACGTTTTCCTTAAAATGGATTATATGATGCCTACCCTTTCATTTAAGGACCGTGGTGCATCCATGCTCATTACAGCGGCCAAAGCTTTACATGTAAAACGGATTGTAGCAGATAGCAGTGGTAATGCAGGAACTGCAATTGCTGCCTATGCAGCTAAAGCCCGTATAAAATGCGACATATTCGTTCCAGCCAGTACTTCGCCAAATAAATTATCACAGATTAAAGCGTATGGAGCAAAATTACATTTAATCCCTGGAACGAGAGAAGATACGGCGGATGCTGCAATAAAAGAAGTTGAAGCAAGCGGAAGTTTCTATGCAAGTCATGTTTACAATCCATTTTTCTATCAAGGAACAAAAACCTATGCCTATGAAATCTGGGAAGATATGAATGGGAATGTTCCAGATGCAATTATTGTCCCTGTTGGAAATGGCACACTGTTGTTAGGGACTTATTATGGTTTTAAAGACTTACATGATAAAGGTTTAATTCCTAGTATTCCTAAATTTATTGCCGTTCAAGCAGAAGGATGTGCACCATTATTTAAAGCTTTCCAATCGGGAGCGCAAGAGATAGAGCCTCTAGAACCGAAAGAAACCCAGGCAGAAGGTATTGCGATTGCCAATCCGGCAAGACATCATCAAATATTGCAGGTCATAAAAGAAACCGGTGGAGAAATGATAGCTGCACCAGAGCAAAAGATTGAAGATGCGAGACAAGAGCTGGCATATAAAGGCTTCTTCGTTGAGCCAACATCTGCTGCAACGTATGCAGGCTATCTTACATATGTCGCACAGCAAGGCAATCCTATAAAAAATTTAACGACAGTTATTCCTTTATGTGGAGCAGGTCTCAAAGCAATTAAGTAA
- a CDS encoding RidA family protein encodes MKPVHTEYSKQQGGHYVPGMEYNGVLYISGQLSKDPQTGMVPSGGIKAEAEQALANLELVLKARSLVREDVIFCRVYTPDVVYWDEINDVYAKFFGEHKPARAIVPTNPLHFGCLIEIEAMAAIKEVE; translated from the coding sequence ATGAAGCCAGTCCATACAGAATATTCGAAGCAGCAGGGTGGCCATTACGTTCCTGGGATGGAATATAATGGAGTGCTTTATATATCCGGGCAATTATCGAAAGATCCGCAAACAGGTATGGTTCCATCAGGTGGTATAAAAGCCGAAGCTGAACAAGCATTAGCCAATTTAGAGTTGGTTTTAAAGGCACGCAGCCTAGTGCGGGAAGATGTTATTTTTTGCAGAGTGTACACACCCGATGTCGTATACTGGGACGAAATTAACGACGTTTATGCAAAATTTTTTGGTGAACATAAGCCGGCGAGAGCCATTGTGCCTACCAATCCTTTACATTTTGGCTGCTTAATTGAGATAGAGGCAATGGCAGCAATTAAGGAGGTAGAATAA
- a CDS encoding D-TA family PLP-dependent enzyme, whose product MHYKEMDTPALLIDQDILMRNIKDMQAYADKQNVKLRPHTKTHKMPKLALLQEKHGASGITVAKVGEAEVMARHGLDNIFIANEVVGKQKIQRIRELANSINISFGIDSVYQLNEIEEVFEGATNKAQVLIEIEVGENRSGVIEEEVFRELVNAVKNSSNVNLKGVFSHDGHTYAAENVEHCKELYTASAERTLHFAGICTELGVSPEVVSIGSTPPFLFGFDIPEGVTEIRPGTYILMDASQSNAFGSFEKAAATVLTTIISKPTGERVITDVGAKGITAQKRTKGITATTGLGKIKEYEDVHVDGVFDEHAIIYNKAFSEQVNIGDKVQIIPNHICPVSNLHEKAYLIQDGKVMDEVIVECRGKLQ is encoded by the coding sequence ATGCATTATAAAGAAATGGATACACCTGCACTATTAATTGATCAAGACATTCTAATGAGAAATATTAAAGATATGCAAGCATATGCGGATAAGCAAAACGTGAAATTGCGGCCACATACCAAAACACATAAAATGCCAAAGCTTGCACTATTGCAAGAGAAGCATGGTGCTTCTGGAATTACGGTCGCAAAAGTAGGAGAAGCAGAAGTAATGGCTCGACACGGTTTAGACAATATTTTTATTGCCAATGAGGTAGTGGGGAAACAGAAAATCCAGCGAATAAGGGAATTGGCGAATTCAATTAATATATCATTTGGAATTGATTCCGTTTATCAGCTAAATGAAATAGAGGAAGTATTTGAAGGAGCAACAAATAAAGCGCAAGTGCTGATTGAGATAGAAGTAGGAGAAAACAGATCTGGTGTTATAGAAGAAGAGGTGTTTAGAGAACTCGTGAACGCGGTGAAAAATAGCAGCAATGTAAATCTGAAAGGTGTATTTTCCCACGATGGCCACACATATGCAGCAGAGAATGTGGAGCATTGTAAAGAGCTCTATACTGCTAGTGCAGAAAGAACATTGCATTTTGCAGGAATTTGTACAGAATTAGGAGTTTCACCTGAAGTAGTAAGCATCGGTTCTACACCGCCATTTTTATTCGGCTTTGACATTCCAGAAGGTGTAACGGAAATCAGACCTGGCACCTATATCCTAATGGATGCATCCCAGTCGAATGCATTCGGAAGTTTTGAAAAGGCTGCCGCAACTGTTCTTACCACCATCATAAGCAAGCCAACAGGTGAGCGTGTCATTACTGATGTAGGAGCAAAAGGAATCACTGCACAAAAGCGAACAAAAGGGATTACCGCAACAACTGGCCTGGGCAAGATAAAAGAATATGAAGATGTCCATGTTGATGGTGTTTTTGACGAGCATGCAATTATTTATAATAAAGCATTCAGTGAGCAAGTAAATATAGGTGATAAGGTACAAATTATACCGAATCATATTTGTCCCGTGTCTAATTTGCATGAGAAGGCTTATTTAATTCAGGATGGGAAGGTTATGGATGAGGTAATTGTGGAGTGTAGGGGGAAGCTGCAGTAA
- a CDS encoding riboflavin kinase, translating into MNNTDTMLTCVYQTKGMITRENIRTTFLDYQIADITIHPDIPLPAEGNHPISIKIEGTWYKAIASVASKLTNEHNKAVKAYIYKLNRQLNACSVLISWDKYLNTSKKQMQSESFPAAANL; encoded by the coding sequence ATGAATAATACAGATACAATGCTTACTTGTGTATACCAAACAAAAGGTATGATTACCCGTGAAAATATTCGTACAACGTTTTTAGATTACCAAATTGCAGATATAACTATTCATCCGGACATACCGCTGCCTGCTGAAGGAAACCATCCTATTTCCATAAAAATTGAAGGAACTTGGTACAAAGCAATTGCGTCTGTTGCAAGCAAGCTGACAAATGAACACAATAAAGCAGTAAAAGCATATATTTATAAATTGAATCGGCAGCTCAACGCATGCAGCGTATTGATTTCATGGGATAAATACCTAAATACGTCCAAAAAACAAATGCAATCCGAATCATTCCCTGCAGCCGCAAATTTATAA
- a CDS encoding alkaline phosphatase produces the protein MYKKIGAVVLSASLVLSGLSLGTADAAKPNSTSKNGNKKVENVIFMIPDGFSANYASNYRTYKGEEAVWDSHLKGMFSTYSANSDITDSAAAGTAMSTGEKTNNGVIGQDPEGNELETILEASQEEGKASGLVATSTITHATPASFTAHVDSRNNETEIARQMIANEVDVILGGGKNNFLPDSEGGNQQELNLIDEAEEQGYEFVETRDQLLDNKRIAVNKGEKLLGLFADDALAPEFHRAETEEPSLAEMTESAIDILEEDKDGFFLVVEGSQIDWAGHANDAAWAMSDVAAFEKAVEEAIDFAEKDGKTLVVVGGDHDTGGMTTGSNGSMNLNADLLTNVTATGDYMAAQLNEDRSNVSEVLETHTGFELTEEEVQAIQQAENAPLAINKVVSDRANVGWTSTNHTGADIPVYAYGPQSHKFAGFHDNTDLPKIMAEAMKLKER, from the coding sequence ATGTATAAAAAAATTGGTGCCGTCGTTCTAAGTGCATCACTTGTATTATCAGGTTTAAGTTTAGGAACTGCAGATGCCGCTAAACCGAATTCAACTAGTAAAAATGGGAATAAAAAGGTAGAGAATGTTATCTTTATGATCCCTGATGGTTTTAGTGCAAACTATGCGAGCAACTACCGTACATATAAGGGAGAAGAGGCTGTTTGGGATTCACATTTAAAGGGGATGTTCTCGACATATTCTGCTAACTCTGACATTACAGATTCTGCTGCTGCAGGAACTGCCATGTCTACAGGTGAAAAAACGAATAATGGTGTCATTGGTCAGGATCCAGAAGGAAACGAGCTTGAGACAATCTTAGAAGCTTCACAGGAAGAGGGAAAGGCATCTGGCCTTGTGGCGACCTCGACAATCACCCATGCAACACCAGCTTCATTCACAGCACATGTTGATAGCCGAAATAACGAAACAGAGATTGCTAGACAAATGATTGCAAATGAAGTAGATGTTATTCTTGGTGGCGGGAAAAACAATTTCTTACCCGACTCTGAAGGTGGAAATCAACAAGAGCTTAACTTAATTGATGAGGCTGAAGAGCAAGGATATGAATTCGTTGAGACGCGTGATCAATTACTGGATAATAAACGAATTGCGGTTAATAAGGGAGAAAAGCTTTTAGGCTTATTTGCAGATGATGCACTTGCTCCAGAGTTCCATCGCGCGGAAACAGAAGAACCAAGCCTTGCTGAAATGACCGAATCTGCAATTGATATTCTGGAAGAAGACAAGGACGGATTTTTCTTAGTTGTTGAAGGAAGTCAAATTGACTGGGCAGGACATGCGAATGATGCAGCCTGGGCAATGTCAGATGTTGCCGCATTTGAAAAAGCAGTTGAAGAAGCAATCGACTTTGCTGAAAAAGATGGTAAGACACTTGTCGTTGTTGGCGGTGACCATGACACAGGAGGAATGACGACTGGTTCAAATGGTTCTATGAATTTAAATGCTGACCTATTAACTAATGTAACTGCAACAGGCGATTACATGGCAGCTCAATTAAACGAAGACCGCTCGAATGTTAGTGAGGTTTTGGAAACACATACTGGATTTGAATTAACGGAAGAAGAAGTTCAAGCAATACAGCAGGCTGAAAATGCTCCGCTTGCCATCAATAAAGTGGTAAGTGATCGTGCGAATGTTGGATGGACAAGTACGAACCATACTGGCGCTGATATTCCAGTTTATGCTTACGGTCCACAATCCCATAAATTCGCGGGATTTCATGATAACACCGACCTTCCAAAGATTATGGCTGAGGCAATGAAGCTGAAGGAGAGATAA
- a CDS encoding SurA N-terminal domain-containing protein has translation MSKKWLLGLSLALSVFVITACSNGDEEAKDDKEESKTQEEAQGDGEGAEQPEMPKPDLEDIPEVVAEVNGEEISKEEFETTYQAQFQQMAMQSQMTGQELDQDQLKKQIAESMIGSELLIQEADNRGFTASEEDVNKTVDDLVKQNGLQSKKEFMAALKEQGLPEEEVMTQVETQVKVDQLIADESGDTKPTEEELKEAYDQMKTQQEQMGGEEAEVPSFEEMKPNLEEQIKMQKEGEAAQKLVEKLRKNADVTVNI, from the coding sequence ATGAGTAAAAAATGGTTATTAGGTTTGTCCCTCGCCTTATCCGTATTTGTCATAACTGCTTGCAGTAATGGGGATGAGGAGGCTAAAGACGATAAAGAGGAATCAAAAACACAAGAAGAAGCTCAGGGAGACGGTGAAGGTGCTGAACAGCCGGAGATGCCTAAACCTGACTTGGAAGATATTCCGGAAGTAGTTGCAGAAGTAAATGGAGAAGAAATAAGCAAGGAAGAATTTGAAACTACGTACCAAGCGCAATTTCAGCAAATGGCTATGCAGTCACAGATGACTGGACAAGAGCTTGATCAGGATCAATTAAAGAAGCAAATTGCTGAAAGCATGATTGGTTCGGAACTTCTCATACAGGAAGCGGACAACCGTGGTTTTACCGCTTCGGAGGAAGACGTCAATAAAACAGTGGATGATTTGGTAAAACAAAATGGGCTTCAATCGAAGAAAGAATTCATGGCCGCTCTTAAAGAACAAGGTCTTCCTGAAGAAGAGGTAATGACCCAGGTTGAAACGCAAGTAAAAGTGGACCAGCTTATTGCAGACGAGTCTGGTGACACAAAGCCCACAGAGGAAGAATTAAAAGAAGCTTATGATCAAATGAAAACTCAACAGGAGCAAATGGGTGGAGAGGAAGCAGAAGTCCCATCTTTTGAGGAAATGAAACCTAATCTTGAAGAACAAATAAAAATGCAAAAAGAAGGCGAAGCAGCTCAAAAGCTTGTTGAGAAACTGCGTAAAAACGCAGACGTCACTGTCAACATATAA
- a CDS encoding nucleoside deaminase translates to MDKFMERAIELATENVQDGGQPFGAVLVKDNNIIADGVNELHKNFDVSGHAELLAIRRAQEKLQTNNLSGYVMYASGEPCPMCLTAMYFAGIDQVFYCAAVEEAGEAGLGKSKEIYDDLKKSKTERSLSVIRMPLREGQADPMKLWAER, encoded by the coding sequence ATGGACAAATTCATGGAACGAGCAATTGAACTAGCAACCGAAAATGTTCAGGATGGCGGGCAGCCATTTGGTGCTGTACTCGTAAAAGATAATAATATTATAGCTGATGGCGTGAATGAACTGCACAAAAATTTTGATGTCAGCGGCCATGCGGAATTACTTGCTATCCGACGTGCGCAAGAGAAATTACAAACGAACAACCTATCTGGTTATGTTATGTATGCAAGCGGAGAACCATGCCCAATGTGCCTAACAGCGATGTACTTTGCAGGCATCGACCAGGTATTTTATTGTGCAGCGGTTGAAGAAGCAGGAGAAGCAGGATTAGGTAAATCAAAAGAGATTTATGATGATCTTAAAAAATCGAAAACGGAACGCAGTTTATCCGTGATACGAATGCCATTGCGTGAAGGTCAAGCAGATCCAATGAAACTCTGGGCTGAAAGATAA